The window GTGGACCGCTTCAGCAAGATCATCCCCAGCACGTACAAGGCAGTGCTCGCCGCCAAGGACGCCGCCGAGCGAGCCGGTCTCACCGAGACCGAGATCACCGAGAAGATGATGGAGGCGGCGACCAATGGCTGATCCCAAGGGCTTTCTCAACCACGGCCGCGAGGTCGCCAGGACCCGTCCGGTGGACGTGCGTCTCAAGGACTGGAACGAGGTCTACGTTCCGGGCTCGCTGCTCCCCATCATCCCCACGCAGGCCTCGCGCTGCATGGACTGCGGCATCCCGTTCTGCCACAACGGCTGTCCGCTCGGGAACCTCATCCCCGAGTGGAACGACTACGCGTACCGCGAGGACTGGTCCGCCGCCTCCGAGCGCCTGCACGCCACGAACAACTTCCCGGAGTTCACGGGCCGGCTGTGCCCCGCCCCGTGCGAGTCGGCGTGCGTCCTCGGCATCAACCAGCCCGCCGTGACCATCAAGAACGTCGAGGTCTCGATCATCGACAAGGCGTGGGACAGCGGCGATGTCGCGCCCCAGGCCCCCGAGCGGCTCTCCGGCAAGACGGTCGCGGTCATCGGCTCGGGCCCGGCGGGCCTCGCCGCCGCCCAGCAGCTCACCCGGGCGGGCCACACCGTGGCGGTCTACGAGCGCGCCGACCGCGTCGGCGGCCTCCTGCGCTACGGCATCCCCGAGTTCAAGATGGAGAAGCGGCACATCAACCGCCGCATCGAGCAGATGCGCGCGGAGGGCACCCGCTTCCGTACGGGCATCGAGATCGGCCGCGACCTCAAGGCGACGGACCTGCGCAAGCGGTACGACGCCGTGGTCATCGCGGCCGGCGCGACCGTCTCCCGCGACCTGCCGGCCCCCGGGCGCGAGCTGAACGGCATCCACTTCGCCATGGAGTACCTGCCGCTCGCCAACAAGGTGCAGGAGGGCGACTACGTGGCGCCCCCGATCACCGCCGAAGGCAAGCACGTCGTCGTCATCGGCGGCGGCGACACGGGCGCGGACTGCGTGGGCACCGCCCACCGCCAGGGCGCGGCCTCCGTCACGCAGCTGGAGATCATGCCCCAGCCGGGCGAGGACCGTGCCCCGCACCAGCCCTGGCCGACGTTCCCCATGCTCTACAAGGTCACCTCCGCGCACGAGGAGGGCGGCGAGCGGGTCTACTCCGTCTCCACCACCCACTTCGAGGGCGACGAGGACGGCAACGTCCAGTGGCTGCACCTCGTGGAGGTCGAGTTCATCGACGGCAAGCTGACGCAGAAGGCGGGCACCGAGCGCAAGATCCCCGCCCAGCTCGTCACCCTTGCCATGGGCTTCACGGGCACCGACCAGGAGAACGGGCTGGTCTCCCAGTTCGGTCTCGACCTCGACGAGCGTGGCAACATCGCCCGCGACGCCGACTTCGCGACGAACGTGCCCGGCGTGTACGTCGCCGGTGACGCCGGCCGTGGCCAGTCCCTCATCGTGTGGGCCATCGCGGAGGGCCGCTCGGCCGCCCGCGGGGTCGACCGCTTCCTGACCGGGGAGAGCGAACTGCCCGCTCCGATCCGCCCCACGGACCGCTCCCTGATGGTCTGACGCTCCACCTCAACAGACGTCCCGTACAAAGGCGTACGGAACTGAACGCGGCGCCTGCCTTTTGTCCCCGACCGGACGATGGTGGGCGCCGTGGTGCGTCCGGGGTCTTTTCTCGCCCCCGCCGCCCCTACCCATTCCCGTCCCTTTCTGGGGCTCCGCCCCGGGCCCCGTGGGGTGCGGGTTCGTTGTGGCTGGTCGCGCAGTTCCCCGCGCCCCTGAAGGGGCGCGGGGAAACGGGGTCAGTCGAGCTTGTACGGCATGCCGTAGACCTTCCACTCCAGTGGGGTGCGGAGGTCGAGGTTGCCGTCGTACAGGAACCTTCGTTGGGCCGTGTCCACGCGGGTCGTGTCACGTTTTTCGGACTTCATGGTCGCGCGCCGGGTGTCCAGGAAGATGTCGAGATAGCTCTGCTCGTCGCCGCCCTCGGCGGGAGTGTCGGCCTCGGCCATGGCACGCTCGCGGATGCCGTGGAAGCCGGGGTCGCCAGGACCGTGCATGACCATGGCGTCGTAGTAGATGAACTGACCGAGCGCGCCCAGACCGTCCCGCTTGGCGAGGCGGACCGCCGGGTCGAAGTAGACACGGTCGCGCTGGGAGTCCTGGACACGCTTGAAGGCATCCTTCCGCGCCTCCTTCTTCCAGGCGGCGGTGAAACCGGGATCCAGGCCCTCGTGGGAGTCCGAGCCGTCGACGGAACGCAGGGCAGGGAGGTACGGCTCCAGGGCGTTGTCCGGGTGGGACTCGGTGTACAGCTCGACCAGCGTGAGCAGATCGTGCGTGCCGGTCGTGAAGCCGATGATCCCGGCGGTGTAGCCGCGGCCGTCGCCTATGTCCTCGATGTAGTCGTACTGGGCACGCCAGTCGAGGCTGGAGTTCTCGGCACTCGACACGATCCGCTGGGCCAGCTCCTTCTTCTCCGGGGAGTCCAGGTCGGCGTCGGCCGCCCCGGAGGAGGCCGACGGGGAGGAGGAGCTCCGGCTGTCGGAGGGCCCGCCGTCGCCCTTCTCACCGGGCACGGCGACGTACACCGTCACCGCGACGAGAGGGACGGCGACGAACATCAGACGGCCAGCGCGTTTCATGGGCAAAGAGTACGATCGGCCCGGAGTGCCGTGCCGCATCGGGTGGAGAAACCAGTGAGCGTCGGGGGAGGACCTGTGAGCGCGGAGGAACTGGCGCTGCTGCGGGCGGAGTTGGGCTCTCCGCCGCCGGAGAGCTTCGGATCGCTGGACGACACACAGGCCCGGACCCTCACACAGGCGCTGCGCCGGGCACGGGAGCGCCGGGCGTCCGGGCTGAACGAGGCCGTCGAGGACGCCCTGACCCTCGTACCGGCCCTGACCAGGGAACCCCTCCGCCGGATGCTCTTCCGTTAGCCAGGAGACCCCTCCCGCATGGACACACTGCGCAGCAGGGCCGAGATCCTGAAGCTCGCCCGCCTGCTGGATGTCGAACCACGGCAGCTGACGTTCCTCGAAGCACTGCCCGTCGAGGACGTACGGGCCTTCCGTGAGAGATCCGTCGCCGCGCTCTTCGACGACGCCCCCGGGATCCTCGACCGCATCGCCGCGAAGACGAAGCTGCTGCCCGCCGGTATCGCCGCGGGCATCTCGCAGAAGGCACTCGGACCGCAGCTGGCCGCCGCCCTCGCCGGACGCCTCGAACCCGGCCGCGCCGCCGACATCATCGAGCGGCTCCCGCCCGAGTTCACGGCCCGCTGCTGCCACCATGTCGACCCGCGCCGGATCGCCGGGATCATGGGCAGACTGGACGACGACATCGTCGTACGCATCGCCCTCGTCCTCGCCGACC is drawn from Streptomyces liliifuscus and contains these coding sequences:
- a CDS encoding glutamate synthase subunit beta codes for the protein MADPKGFLNHGREVARTRPVDVRLKDWNEVYVPGSLLPIIPTQASRCMDCGIPFCHNGCPLGNLIPEWNDYAYREDWSAASERLHATNNFPEFTGRLCPAPCESACVLGINQPAVTIKNVEVSIIDKAWDSGDVAPQAPERLSGKTVAVIGSGPAGLAAAQQLTRAGHTVAVYERADRVGGLLRYGIPEFKMEKRHINRRIEQMRAEGTRFRTGIEIGRDLKATDLRKRYDAVVIAAGATVSRDLPAPGRELNGIHFAMEYLPLANKVQEGDYVAPPITAEGKHVVVIGGGDTGADCVGTAHRQGAASVTQLEIMPQPGEDRAPHQPWPTFPMLYKVTSAHEEGGERVYSVSTTHFEGDEDGNVQWLHLVEVEFIDGKLTQKAGTERKIPAQLVTLAMGFTGTDQENGLVSQFGLDLDERGNIARDADFATNVPGVYVAGDAGRGQSLIVWAIAEGRSAARGVDRFLTGESELPAPIRPTDRSLMV
- a CDS encoding chitosanase, which translates into the protein MKRAGRLMFVAVPLVAVTVYVAVPGEKGDGGPSDSRSSSSPSASSGAADADLDSPEKKELAQRIVSSAENSSLDWRAQYDYIEDIGDGRGYTAGIIGFTTGTHDLLTLVELYTESHPDNALEPYLPALRSVDGSDSHEGLDPGFTAAWKKEARKDAFKRVQDSQRDRVYFDPAVRLAKRDGLGALGQFIYYDAMVMHGPGDPGFHGIRERAMAEADTPAEGGDEQSYLDIFLDTRRATMKSEKRDTTRVDTAQRRFLYDGNLDLRTPLEWKVYGMPYKLD